The Alosa sapidissima isolate fAloSap1 chromosome 5, fAloSap1.pri, whole genome shotgun sequence genome has a window encoding:
- the LOC121710128 gene encoding solute carrier family 25 member 45 isoform X1, whose translation MPLVEFAAGWVSGALGLAVGHPMDTVKVRIQTQSKYKGIFDCVKKTYTHEGVHGFFKGMAFPVLSVAISNSVLFGSYSNALDYLTQSQRNDRSQGNHASAAAVFTAGCFSGVAQVFVTAPIDLVKVRLQSQTKGRAGLGGDKYRGPMHCVSMILREEGARGLFRGMWALALRDVPCYGLYFLPYELTVRMLTDKDRQPGTFAVLMAGGVAGVVTWAFATPMDVVKARLQMVGAGGRVYRGVLHCIAVSAREEGMRVFFKGLLLNSLRAFPVNAVTFLSYESLMTALTSGPADASHR comes from the exons ATGCCTCTTGTAGAGTTTGCTGCAGGATGGGTTTCAG GTGCTTTAGGATTAGCTGTGGGACATCCAATGGACACAGTAAAG GTACGCATTCAGACCCAGTCCAAGTACAAAGGGATATTTGATTGTGTcaaaaagacatacacacatgaaggG GTCCATGGCTTTTTTAAGGGCATGGCATTCCCTGTCTTGTCTGTTGCCATCAGCAATTCCGTGCTCTTTGGTTCCTATAGCAATGCCTTGGATTACCTCACCCAGTCCCAGAGGAATGACCGCAGTCAAGGCAACCATGCATCAGCAGCTGCTGTCTTTACAGCTGGATGCTTTTCAGGTGTTGCACAG GTGTTTGTGACGGCTCCCATAGACCTGGTGAAAGTGCGCCTGCAGAGCCAGACTAAAGGACGGGCTGGTTTGGGAGGGGATAAGTACCGAGGCCCTATGCACTGTGTCTCCATGATCCTGAGGGAAGAGGGGGCCAGAGGGCTCTTCAGGGGAATGTGGGCCCTGGCGCTGAGGGATGTGCCTTGCTATGGACTCTACTTCCTGCCTTATGAGCTTACTGTCAGGATGCTGACTGACAAGGACAGACAACCAG GTACATTTGCAGTATTGATGGCGGGTGGTGTAGCCGGCGTGGTGACGTGGGCCTTTGCGACCCCGATGGATGTGGTGAAGGCCCGGCTGCAGATGGTGGGTGCGGGCGGCCGAGTCTACCGGGGTGTGCTGCATTGCATTGCCGTGAGCGCGCGCGAGGAGGGCATGCGTGTCTTCTTCAAGGGCCTCCTTCTCAACAGCCTCAGGGCCTTCCCGGTCAACGCGGTCACCTTCCTCAGCTATGAGAGCCTCATGACAGCTCTAACATCAGGGCCAGCAGACGCCTCCCaccgctga
- the mepcea gene encoding 7SK snRNA methylphosphate capping enzyme yields the protein MIEMSVDKETVLPPQGRSVGSHQQSMSSFNNNNSSGETPAKHISKDGSATEVEMGSTANTVEVKTSSTKDLEQSDVQAQESNSGLQHNAQQPKVNKRRSTMSTGFKHPIFGKKRRRANSESNPVLPTNFQLGGNIFDPLNLNSLLDEEVNRALNAETPKSSPLPLKSRDPVEILIPRDITDPLNLNCGAKRNTGDLISPLKSSGRRRHRNRHHGGAGGGPAGLGVAQLDFSDAERSVEGAPATAEGVPSSSLSHPLPGVSAGSTLPEGAALLNTSPSTDCNPSTVNNPGEDLRTSRGPIVKPQPAQGLGAGHAAPADGSDVALAPTAAGPALPHLPGRQRKRRRVSSRSDNSRASSTTPAKQARPEKGRRAPGPGKHGQPFQTPVVTSGSRTISRQMPHNHRGTNQQPKKKFQYGNYTKYYGYRNPGVSDDPRMDFLRPEWFQGRVVLDLGCNTGHLTMFIAKQCLPSRIVGLDIDGGLIHAARQNIRYYLSEIQAREARRNGTEDQPQSRGMDDLKDGMLEEQREQRKDSVEEGRRGRPGADRGLKSNREECGGNCFEQREVERSNEQTSDKKEGGDGGGAGPPKGSHTFPVSLRISRGPIAAPPLPKSPSQQQGSFPANVSFVTGNYVVENDQFLLTQREEYDVILCLSVTKWVHLNWGDAGLKRLFHRVYRHLRPGGIFILEPQPWSSYGRRKRLTDTIYKNYVNIRLKPDDFSTYLTSEVGFNSYELIGIPMNLSRGFQRPIYLFHKGPSRK from the exons ATGATAGAGATGTCTGTTGACAAAGAGACTGTTTTGCCACCACAGGGGAGATCAGTTGGCTCCCATCAGCAATCCATGAGtagctttaataataataattcgtCAGGGGAGACTCCTGCCAAACACATTAGCAAGGATGGCAGTGCTACAGAAGTTGAGATGGGCAGCACAGCAAACACAGTGGAGGTTAAAACCTCGAGCACCAAGGATCTGGAACAAAGTGACGTTCAGGCCCAGGAGTCTAACAGCGGCCTGCAGCACAACGCACAACAGCCTAAGGTCAACAAGCGGCGCAGCACTATGAGCACTGGGTTCAAGCACCCCATTTTTGGAAAGAAGCGTCGACGTGCCAATTCAGAGAGCAATCCCGTCCTTCCCACCAACTTCCAGTTGGGTGGCAACATCTTTGACCCGCTCAACCTCAATAGCCTGCTGGACGAGGAAGTGAACCGAGCACTGAACGCGGAGACGCCTAAATCCTCCCCCTTGCCGCTAAAGAGCCGTGATCCTGTAGAGATTCTTATCCCCAGGGACATCACAGACCCCCTGAATCTTAACTGCGGGGCCAAAAGAAACACGGGTGACCTGATCTCACCCCTGAAGAGCAGCGGGCGGAGACGACACCGCAACCGCCACCACGGAGGTGCCGGAGGAGGGCCGGCCGGTTTGGGCGTCGCACAGCTGGATTTTTCGGACGCCGAAAGGTCAGTAGAGGGGGCGCCCGCTACCGCAGAGGGCGTGCCCTCGTCCTCTTTATCGCACCCTCTGCCTGGGGTCTCAGCGGGCAGCACTCTCCCCGAGGGCGCCGCCTTGCTGAACACCTCGCCGTCCACAGACTGCAACCCCTCCACGGTCAACAACCCCGGTGAGGACCTGAGGACCTCCAGGGGGCCCATTGTGAAGCCCCAGCCTGCGCAGGGACTCGGTGCCGGTCATGCTGCGCCAGCTGATGGCTCGGACGTCGCATTGGCACCCACCGCGGCAGGCCCGGCTCTTCCACATTTGCCCGGTCGCCAGCGTAAGCGCCGGCGTGTATCCAGCAGGTCTGATAACTCTCGGGCATCGTCGACAACCCCAGCCAAACAGGCCAGACCGGAGAAAGGCAGGCGAGCGCCTGGCCCGGGGAAGCACGGCCAGCCTTTCCAAACCCCGGTGGTGACCTCAGGATCAAGGACAATCAGTCGGCAGATGCCCCACAATCACCGTGGCACCAACCAGCAACCGAAGAAGAAGTTCCAGTACGGTAACTACACCAAATACTATGGCTACCGCAACCCAGGGGTGAGCGACGACCCACGGATGGACTTCCTAAGGCCCGAGTGGTTCCAAGGCAGAGTCGTGCTGGACCTCGGATGCAACACTGGCCACCTAACCATGTTCATCGCCAAGCAGTGTCTACCTAGCCGGATTGTAGGACTGGACATTGATGGTGGGTTGATCCACGCGGCCAGGCAGAACATCCGATATTACCTCTCAGAGATCCAGGCCCGCGAGGCCCGGCGGAACGGCACCGAGGACCAACCGCAGAGTCGCGGAATGGATGACCTGAAGGATGGCATGCTcgaagagcagagagagcaaagaaaggATTCTGTCGAGGAGGGCCGACGAGGGAGGCCAGGGGCGGATAGGGGTTTGAAGTCAAACCGAGAGGAATGTGGCGGGAACTGTTTTGaacagagagaggtggagaggagtaaCGAGCAAACGAGTGATAAAAAGGAGGGGGGCGATGGTGGAGGAGCAGGACCCCCAAAAGGGAGTCACACCTTCCCTGTGTCTCTTCGCATCTCCCGAGGCCCCATTGCTGCTCCGCCTCTCCCAAAATCACCCAGCCAACAGCAGGGAAGCTTCCCTGCTAACGTCTCCTTTGTCACA GGCAACTATGTGGTCGAGAACGACCAGTTTCTGCTCACTCAGAGGGAGGAGTATGACGTGATCCTCTGTCTCAGTGTCACTAAGTGGGTCCACCTGAACTGGGGCGACGCAGGCCTGAAGAGACTCTTTCACAGGGTCTACAGACACCTGCGGCCCGGGGGCATCTTCATACTGGAGCCGCAGCCCTGGAGCTCTTATGGCAGGAGGAAGAGACTAACG
- the LOC121710127 gene encoding cytochrome P450 2J2-like, whose protein sequence is MKDSTMFFTAILDWCDLKNCLLMLGLLLLFIRSRKKGNSDFPPGPWVIPLLHDILVGFGHHTIDKIAQRYGHIFSIRRGGIKIVYVSGFKMAHEVLVTQGDNFLDRPVSPLLNEAFKGNGISASNGYRWRRQRHFSVSHIYPFGDGRRALELNILRECALLTEAIQEEIGVAFDPYTKITNAVTNVIGFLVFGKCFNNSSGDFQTLLNLSAETGSLVRTPLAQLYDICPWLMKRFPGPRETILSNYSKVAAFLRKQIEIHKKDWDPFHHRDFIDSYIGEIDKRRKDREAGFQVENLVYCTLDMFEAGTETMTSTLRWALLFMMKYPEVQKAVQAEIDRVVGQSRQPSLADKVNMPYINAVLHETQRVASILPFSTPRVARRDTTLGGYLIPEGTVVITSLSSVLHDKSKWMTPDKFNPNHFLDSQGLFWKREAFFAFSAGKRMCLGEQLAQMELFLFFTSLLQRFTFSSPHGVEPSPKTQGMTVMSPKPFKVWVSTR, encoded by the exons ATGAAAGACAGCACCATGTTTTTTACTGCTATTTTGGATTGGTGTGACTTAAAGAACTGTTTGCTAATGCTTGGTCTGCTTTTACTCTTTATCAGATCACGGAAGAAAGGAAATTCAGATTTTCCTCCTGGACCATGGGTTATTCCTTTATTGCATGATATCCTCGTTGGTTTTGGTCATCACACTATAGATAAG ATTGCTCAAAGGTATGGACATATTTTCAGCATCAGGAGAGGTGGCATCAAGATAGTCTATGTGTCAGGATTCAAGATGGCACATGAAGTCTTGGTTACCCAAGGAGACAACTTCCTTGAtcgccctgtgtctcctctcctTAATGAGGCCTTCAAAGGCAACG GGATTTCTGCTAGCAATGGGTATAGATGGAGAAGACAACGGCACTTTTCAGTCAGCCATATCTATCCCTTTGGTGATGGCAGAAGAGCCCTGGAACTGAACATTCTGCGGGAGTGTGCACTTCTGACTGAGGCCATCCAAGAGGAGATAG GTGTAGCCTTTGATCCTTATACCAAGATCACCAATGCTGTGACAAATGTTATTGGATTTTTGGTGTTTGGAAAGTGCTTCAACAACAGTTCCGGCGACTTTCAAACACTTCTTAACCTTAGTGCAGAAACTGGTTCACTCGTGCGCACACCCCTTGCTCAG CTTTATGATATTTGTCCATGGCTCATGAAGCGATTCCCAGGACCTCGAGAGACAATACTGAGCAACTACTCAAAGGTTGCTGCCTTTCTGAGAAAACAAATCGAGATTCACAAGAAAGACTGGGATCCTTTTCATCACAGAGACTTCATAGACTCCTACATAGGAGAGATAGATAAG cgaaggaaagacagagaggcaggTTTCCAGGTTGAAAACCTGGTATACTGCACCTTGGACATGTTTGAAGCTGGCACTGAAACCATGACCAGCACACTACGATGGGCTCTACTCTTCATGATGAAGTATCCAGAAGTGCAGA AGGCAGTCCAAGCTGAGATCGACAGAGTGGTGGGACAGTCTCGCCAACCCAGCCTGGCAGACAAAGTCAACATGCCCTATATCAACGCAGTTCTCCATGAGACGCAGCGGGTTGCCAGTATCCTGCCGTTCAGTACACCCCGCGTGGCACGGCGAGACACAACGCTGGGAGGATATCTGATCCCAGAG GGGACCGTGGTCATAACCAGTCTGTCCTCAGTGCTGCATGACAAGTCTAAATGGATGACTCCAGACAAGTTTAATCCAAACCACTTCCTTGACAGCCAGGGATTATTTTGGAAAAGAGAGGCCTTCTTTGCTTTTTCTGCAG GGAAGAGGATGTGTCTGGGAGAGCAGCTGGCCCAGATGGAGCTGTTCCTGTTCTTCACCTCGCTCCTCCAGAGATtcaccttctcctctccacaTGGGGTAGAGCCCAGTCCTAAGACCCAAGGGATGACTGTGATGTCCCCCAAACCCTTCAAAGTCTGGGTGTCAACTCGCTAG
- the LOC121710128 gene encoding solute carrier family 25 member 45 isoform X2 codes for MKGNALDYLTQSQRNDRSQGNHASAAAVFTAGCFSGVAQVFVTAPIDLVKVRLQSQTKGRAGLGGDKYRGPMHCVSMILREEGARGLFRGMWALALRDVPCYGLYFLPYELTVRMLTDKDRQPGTFAVLMAGGVAGVVTWAFATPMDVVKARLQMVGAGGRVYRGVLHCIAVSAREEGMRVFFKGLLLNSLRAFPVNAVTFLSYESLMTALTSGPADASHR; via the exons atgaaggG CAATGCCTTGGATTACCTCACCCAGTCCCAGAGGAATGACCGCAGTCAAGGCAACCATGCATCAGCAGCTGCTGTCTTTACAGCTGGATGCTTTTCAGGTGTTGCACAG GTGTTTGTGACGGCTCCCATAGACCTGGTGAAAGTGCGCCTGCAGAGCCAGACTAAAGGACGGGCTGGTTTGGGAGGGGATAAGTACCGAGGCCCTATGCACTGTGTCTCCATGATCCTGAGGGAAGAGGGGGCCAGAGGGCTCTTCAGGGGAATGTGGGCCCTGGCGCTGAGGGATGTGCCTTGCTATGGACTCTACTTCCTGCCTTATGAGCTTACTGTCAGGATGCTGACTGACAAGGACAGACAACCAG GTACATTTGCAGTATTGATGGCGGGTGGTGTAGCCGGCGTGGTGACGTGGGCCTTTGCGACCCCGATGGATGTGGTGAAGGCCCGGCTGCAGATGGTGGGTGCGGGCGGCCGAGTCTACCGGGGTGTGCTGCATTGCATTGCCGTGAGCGCGCGCGAGGAGGGCATGCGTGTCTTCTTCAAGGGCCTCCTTCTCAACAGCCTCAGGGCCTTCCCGGTCAACGCGGTCACCTTCCTCAGCTATGAGAGCCTCATGACAGCTCTAACATCAGGGCCAGCAGACGCCTCCCaccgctga